A genome region from Amblyraja radiata isolate CabotCenter1 chromosome 4, sAmbRad1.1.pri, whole genome shotgun sequence includes the following:
- the LOC116972602 gene encoding golgin subfamily B member 1-like — translation MGVFSFLFLQEQVRLLNQEVERSEDRSLSIEASFQSKIEQIQEELDNVQLVSAQKLLLEHKDVEIDYEEEDDQLHLNVNWPQYVEAQNEKLQNILEAYEEQYQNMQISESESAEELMKWRETDYKPTPSYDNDERTVMELKMNQVEENREDLISELPELEEEVGDLQRQGQGQGWTKQTTAGQKFMLQMDDLNSDNVLLNAQLVQYREELNQILSL, via the exons ATGGgtgttttttcctttctctttcttcAAGAACAAGTGAGGCTTCTGAACCAAGAGGTGGAAAGATCGGAGGACAGGTCTTTGTCAATTGAAGCTTCGTTCCAGTCTAAAATCGAGCAGATCCAAGAGGAGCTGGACAATGTACAG CTTGTTTCTGCTCAGAAGCTTCTGCTGGAGCACAAAGATGTGGAGATTGACTATGAAGAGGAGGACGACCAGTTACACCTAAATGTGAACTGGCCACAATACGtcgaggcacaaaatg AGAAGCTTCAAAACATATTGGAAGCATATGAAGAGCAATACCAGAACATGCAA AtaagtgaatctgaatctgcagagGAACTGATGAAGTGGCGAGAAACAGATTATAAACCAACACCGAGCTATGACAATGATGAGAGGACTGTGATGGAATTAAAGATGAATCAAGTTGAGGAAAACAGAGAAG ATTTGATCTCAGAACTGCCGGAGCTGGAGGAGGAAGTAGGGGATCTTCAGAGACAAGGACAGGGTCAAGGATGGACAAAGCAGACCACAGCTGGCCAAAAGTTTATG CTTCAGATGGATGACCTTAATTCTGACAACGTGCTGCTAAACGCACAGTTGGTTCAGTACAGGGAGGAGCTAAACCAGATCCTGTCTTTGTAG